In Belonocnema kinseyi isolate 2016_QV_RU_SX_M_011 chromosome 4, B_treatae_v1, whole genome shotgun sequence, a single window of DNA contains:
- the LOC117170835 gene encoding protein GVQW3-like, whose amino-acid sequence MEGSIEQRYAIKFCVRLGKNATETYSMLRESFKDDCISRSQSGPWNKAFLEGPTEVADEQLSERPITARTDANVERVQKLLDTDHRLGIRQIADTLDISTFAVHGIITQDLAMRKVCAKLIPKVLTQEQKDLRVLRCQELFELIESPYLAPCDFFLFLRLKQDLKGHRWGTLDNVKAHVTSFLKAIPAEEFAAAFEAWKSRLHKCISSKGHYFEDF is encoded by the coding sequence ATGGAAGGTTCGATCGAGCAGCGGTACGCGATCAAGTTTTGTGTGCGCTTGGGCAAGAATGCAACCGAAACCTACAGTATGCTTCGAGAATCCTTCAAGGATGACTGTATATCAAGATCGCAGTCAGGACCCTGGAATAAGGCATTTTTAGAGGGTCCAACCGAGGTCGCCGACGAACAACTCTCCGAACGACCAATAACCGCGCGAACCGACGCTAACGTGGAGCGTGTGCAGAAACTTTTGGACACCGATCATCGATTAGGTATCAGACAGATCGCAGACACCCTAGACATTAGTACATTTGCAGTGCACGGGATAATAACGCAAGATTTGGCGATGAGAAAGGTGTGCGCAAAGCTGATACCAAAAGTGCTCACTCAAGAACAAAAGGACCTCCGAGTTTTGCGCTGTCAAGAATTATTCGAATTGATAGAAAGCCCGTACCTGGCTCcgtgtgactttttcttattcctCCGCTTGAAGCAAGATCTTAAGGGCCACCGTTGGGGAACTTTGGACAATGTCAAAGCCCATGTTACATCATTTTTGAAGGCCATTCCGGCCGAGGAGTTTGCGGCCGCTTTCGAGGCATGGAAATCACGCCTACATAAGTGTATCTCGTCCAAGGGACACtactttgaagatttttga